The Setaria italica strain Yugu1 chromosome IX, Setaria_italica_v2.0, whole genome shotgun sequence genome has a window encoding:
- the LOC101776753 gene encoding pyruvate decarboxylase 2, with protein sequence MDTHIGSVDGPALGAGNGTVVGCPASAPGCPMASTPAQPAATLPAGEASLGRHLARRLVQVGVSDVFAVPGDFNLTLLDHLIAEPGLRLVGCCNELNAGYAADGYARARGVGACAVTFTVGGLSVLNAIAGAYSENLPVICIAGGPNSNDYGTNRILHHTIGLPDFSQELRCFQTVTCHQAVVTNLDDAHEQIDTAIATALRESKPVYLSISCNLPGLPHPTFSRDPVPFFLSPRMSNKMGLEAAVEATVEFLNKAVKPVLVGGPKLRVAKAGKAFVDLVDASGYAYAVMPSAKGLVPETHPHFIGTYWGAVSTAFCAEIVESADAYLFAGPIFNDYSSVGYSFLLKKDKAIIVQPERVIVGNGPAFGCVMMKEFLSGLAKRVKKNTTAYENYKRIFVPEGQPLESEPNEPLRVNVLFKHVQKMLTGDSAVIAETGDSWFNCQKLKLPEGCGYEFQMQYGSIGWSVGALLGYAQGANDKRVIACIGDGSFQVTAQDVSTMLRCKQNSIIFLINNGGYTIEVEIHDGPYNVIKNWNYTGLVDAIHNGEGKCWTSKVKCEEELTAAIETALGEKKDCLCFIEVIAHKDDTSKELLEWGSRVSAANSRPPNPQ encoded by the exons atGGACACCCACATCGGATCCGTGGACGGGCCGGCGTTGGGGGCGGGGAACGGCACGGTGGTGGGCTGCCCGGCGTCGGCTCCCGGGTGCCCGATGGCGTCCACGCCGGCGCAGCCCGCGGCGACCCTGCCGGCGGGGGAGGCGTCACTGGGGCGCCacctcgcgcgccgcctcgtCCAGGTCGGCGTCAGCGACGTATTCGCCGTCCCCGGGGACTTCAACCTCACGCTGCTCGACCACCTGATCGCCGAGCCcgggctccgcctcgtcggctgCTGCAACGAGCTCAACGCCGGGTACGCCGCCGACGGGTacgcccgcgcgcgcggcgtGGGGGCGTGCGCCGTCACCTTCACCGTCGGGGGCCTCAGCGTGCTCAACGCCATCGCGGGCGCCTACAGCGAGAACCTCCCCGTCATCTGCATCGCCGGCGGGCCCAACTCCAACGACTACGGGACCAACCGCATCCTCCACCACACCATCGGCCTCCCCGACTTCTCGCAGGAGCTCCGCTGCTTCCAGACCGTCACCTGCCACCAG GCGGTGGTGACCAATCTGGACGATGCGCACGAGCAGATCGACACGGCCATCGCCACGGCGCTGAGGGAGAGCAAGCCGGTGTACCTCAGCATCAGCTGCAACCTCCCCGGGCTACCTCACCCCACCTTTAGCCGCGACCCCGtgcccttcttcctctcccccaG AATGAGCAACAAGATGGGGCTAGAGGCTGCAGTAGAGGCTACCGTTGAATTCCTGAACAAGGCGGTGAAGCCGGTGCTTGTTGGTGGCCCCAAACTGCGTGTGGCGAAGGCAGGAAAGGCATTTGTTGATCTGGTAGATGccagcggctatgcctatgcagTGATGCCATCGGCCAAGGGTCTTGTGCCAGAGACTCACCCCCACTTCATCGGCACCTACTGGGGCGCAGTTAGCACTGCCTTTTGTGCTGAGATTGTTGAGTCCGCAGATGCCTACCTCTTTGCTGGACCCATTTTCAATGACTACAGCTCTGTTGGCTACTCTTTCCTCCTGAAGAAGGACAAGGCCATCATCGTCCAACCTGAACGTGTGATAGTTGGGAATGGGCCGGCATTTGGATGTGTCATGATGAAGGAGTTCTTGTCTGGATTGGCTAAGAGGGTTAAGAAGAACACCACTGCCTATGAGAACTACAAGAGGATCTTTGTGCCTGAGGGCCAGCCACTGGAAAGTGAGCCGAATGAGCCACTGCGTGTCAATGTACTCTTCAAGCACGTTCAGAAGATGCTGACAGGTGACAGTGCCGTGATCGCTGAGACTGGTGACTCCTGGTTCAACTGCCAGAAGCTCAAGCTGCCCGAGGGCTGTGG GTATGAATTCCAAATGCAGTATGGTTCAATCGGATGGTCAGTCGGTGCATTGCTTGGTTACGCTCAGGGGGCGAATGACAAGCGTGTGATTGCCTGCATTGGTGATGGGAGTTTCCAG GTCACAGCACAGGATGTGTCAACTATGCTGCGGTGCAAGCAGAACAGCATAATCTTCCTGATCAACAATGGCGGGTACACCATCGAGGTGGAGATCCACGACGGACCTTACAACGTCATCAAGAACTGGAACTACACCGGCCTTGTGGATGCCATCCACAATGGAGAGGGCAAGTGCTGGACCTCCAAG GTGAAGTGTGAGGAGGAGTTGACGGCGGCGATCGAGACGGCGCTGGGGGAGAAGAAGGACTGCCTGTGCTTCATCGAGGTGATCGCGCACAAGGACGACACCAGCAAAGAGCTGCTGGAGTGGGGCTCCAGGGTCTCTGCAGCCAACTCCAGGCCACCGAATCCTCAGTAG